The proteins below come from a single Clarias gariepinus isolate MV-2021 ecotype Netherlands chromosome 17, CGAR_prim_01v2, whole genome shotgun sequence genomic window:
- the nipblb gene encoding nipped-B-like protein B isoform X4: MNGDMPHVPITTLAGIASLTDLLNQLPLPSPLPATTTKSLLYNGRIAEEVNCLLARRDDNLVSQLVHSLNQVSTEHIELKDNLGSDDPEGDMPVLLQTVLSRNPNIFREKSMPTRYGVQGGIMQQPMMPPYKMPQNSMHGSPASTNYQQTPVTPSPPSRFVQPQTGSGARFIPQQNSPVPSPYAPQSPAGFMQYPHPPTYSQHQQLQVSVASPMVPGMRNIHDNKVPGQMSSNSANHNARHCSNEEYMNIVHRLGNEESDPSMRNASFPLRSPQSVCSPAGSEGTPKVGSRPPLILQSPPPYTSPRDAAPDLLMDSPERKKKQKKMIKEEGEKGAMYDIVSSPSKDSTKLTLKLSRVKSADTEQPGDLMPGGVEHGSDAENDLPCNSFQEQSGYQQVPVLQNTGALAAKQPGAVSGTPYDEAELDALAEIERIERESAIERERCSKEVQDKDKPLKKRKQDSYPQEPGAAGTAGTAGGPGVGGGGSAGNKPTPQEASAASNGANRPALMVSIDLQQAGRAEGQLECPVPAQEAQRWAEDGSDSAGVLRLKTKTDEELQRAADGRPEVIKQQKMASDGRPETPKHKQESRRDSSGKVQVSDKRPDLPKHRHDTKPDKIRPETPRKDGRPELSRDGHREEKHKDRERDRERSSDGSKIRRPETPKSSSRSEQERPGRDRDRERDKERDKDRDKDRDRERKHRAESREHRDRRSPEHRSRPDSPRVKQESRSGPDSGRPRTDLKSPNSKEERRSSDGTRKSSDGSKLPPPDSRAGEFPDFLLGGKSGALKNFVIPKLKRDKDGNAEPRRPGENWTQPRVKLERLGLVEDISKRSKPVVVLQKLSLDEVQKIIKERHGTSSKSGKNRPSFGKSSKEIESTMPLCERVKMNKRKRSTANEKPKYAEVSSDEDAESESAPKRSKKDRDRDRTWEHEDKKVSGERRRSGGYSEGRRGSGSRYRDHSPDDSGNETPPPSMTDVFKKMKMKEKQKKRKAYEPKLTPEEMMDSSTFKRFLASVDNILENLEDVDLTSLTGDDDEIPQELLLGKHQLSELGSESAKIKAMGITYRIPSDKLVKVLGILEKNIQDGAKLSTHMNHDNDAEDEERLWRDLIMERVTKSADSCLTALNIMTSLRMPKAVYIEDVIERVLQFTKFHLQNTLYPQYDPVYRVDPHGGGMLSSKAKRAKCSTHKQRVIVMLYNKVCDIVSNISELLEIQLLTDTTILQVSSMGITPFFVENVSELQLCAIKLVTAVFSRYEKHRQLILEEIFTSLARLPTSKRSLRNFRLNSSDVDGEPMYIQMVTALVLQLIQCVVHLPTEKDNTDEEYEKKVDQDVLITNSYETAMRTAQNFLSVFLKKCGSKQGEEDYRPLFENFVQDLLSTVNKPEWPAAELLLSLLGRLLVHQFSNKQTEMALRVASLDYLGTVAARLRKDAVTSKMDQRSIDRILREASGNDETQQLQKALLDYLDENVETDPSLLFARKFYIAQWFRDTTTETEKAMKSQNQKEDDSAEGAHHAKDIETTGEIMQRAEKRKQFLRSIIKTTPSQFGTLKMNSDTVDYEDACLVVRYLASMRPFAQSFDIYLTQILRVLGESAIAVRTKAMKCLSEVVAVDPSILARSDMQRGVHGRLMDNSTSVREAAVELLGRFVLSRPQLTEQYYDMLIERILDTGISVRKRVIKILRDICLEQPSFNKITEMCVKMIRRVNDEEGIKKLVNETFQKLWFTPTPNHDKETMTRKIINITDVVSACRDSGYDWFEQLLQNLLKTEEDASYKPTRKACAQLVDNLVEHMLKYEEESLTDCESKGVNSNRLVACITTLYLFSKIRAQLMVKHAMTMQPYLTTKCNNQNDFMVICNVAKILELVVPLMDHPSETFLTTIEEDLMKLIIKYGMTVVQHCVSCLGAIVNKVTHNYKFVWACFNRYYGALNKLKTQHQEDSTSTVLVSNKPALLRSLFTVGALCRHFDFDREEFKGNNKVVIKDKVLELLLYFTKNEDEEVQTKAIIGLGFLFIQHPGLMFVPEVKTLYNGLLSDRKKSVNLKIQVLKNLQTYLQEEDSRMQEADREWKKLSKQEDLKEMGDISSGMSSSIMQLYLKQVLEAFFHTQSSVRHFALNVIALTLSQGLIHPVQCVPYLIAMGTDPEPTMRNKADQQLVEIDKKYTGFIHMKAVAGMKMSYQVQQAIMGSRDSIIRGFRQDESSSALCSHLFTMVRGNRQHRRAFLISLLNLFDDSAKTEVNMLLFIADNLACFPFQTQEEPLFIMHHIDITLSVSGSNLLQSFKESLLKEPRPREKKKKKKEREKKYGSEEEDEEEEYRESSRRSSSSSDEDDEVVHRSKKAKRAAVNSDSDSDLEADDVDKVMDRLPDNPMPLLEFANASQGILLLLVLKQHLKNLYGFSDSKIQKYSPTESAKVYDKAVNRKANVHFNPRQTLDFLTNSLSNAELTYEVKRRIVRQYLDFKVLMEHLDPDEEDEEGEASASAHARNKAITALLGGSSPKNNAADSYDEDSDGDEKMPGSSRRSKRGGDSADASGHMNETVEAMDVIAICCPKYKDRPQIARVIQKTSNGYSVHWMAGSYSGTWAEAKKRDGRKLVPWVDTIKESDIIYKKIALTSGHKLTNKMVQTLRSLYAAKEGTSS, translated from the exons ATGAATGGGGATATGCCTCATGTTCCCATTACCACTCTTGCTGGGATTGCTAGCCTCACCGACT tgtTAAACCAGCTGCCCTTGCCTTCCCCTCTCCCTGCCACCACCACTAAGAGCCTGCTGTACAATGGGAGGATCGCCGAGGAGGTCAACTGTCTCTTGGCCCGCAGGGACGACAACCTTGTCTCCCAGCTGGTCCACAGCCTTAACCAGGTCTCCACCGAGCACAT AGAGCTGAAGGACAACCTGGGCAGCGATGACCCGGAGGGCGACATGCCGGTGCTGCTGCAGACGGTGCTGTCCAGGAACCCCAACATCTTCAGGGAGAAAAGTATGCCCACCCGATACGGGGTTCAGGGCG GTATAATGCAACAGCCAATGATGCCGCCATACAAGATGCCTCAAAATTCCATGCATGGCAGCCCGGCGTCCACAAACTACCAGCAAACCCCTGTTACTCCCAGCCCTCCTAG tCGCTTCGTTCAACCTCAGACGGGCTCTGGTGCCCGGTTCATACCCCAGCAGAACAGCCCTGTGCCCAGCCCGTATGCCCCTCAGAGCCCTGCCGGTTTCATGCAGTACCCTCATCCTCCAACCTACTCTCAGCATCAACAGCTCCAAG TCTCTGTGGCTAGTCCCATGGTGCCTGGTATGAGAAACATCCACGACAACAAAGTCCCCGGGCAAATGTCAAGTAACTCGGCTAATCACAACGCACGGCATTGCTCCAACGAAGAGTACATGAACATAGTCCACAGACTGGGAAATGAG GAGAGTGATCCTTCGATGAGAAACGCCTCCTTCCCCCTCCGATCGCCCCAATCCGTTTGCTCTCCTGCTGGAAGTGAAGGGACGCCAAAAG TTGGATCGCGGCCACCTCTGATCCTCCAGTCCCCTCCTCCTTACACCTCACCACGAGACGCAGCTCCCGACCTCCTCATGGACTCGCCTGAGCGgaagaaaaagcaaaagaaaatgataaagGAAGAGGGTGAAAAAGGCGCCATGTACGACATCGTTAGCTCACCCTCCAAAGACTCCACCAAGCTGACGCTGAAGCTATCGCGGGTCAAATCGGCAGACACCGAGCAGCCCGGCGATCTTATGCCCGGCGGTGTGGAGCACGGCTCAGACGCAGAGAACGATCTGCCCTGCAACAGCTTTCAGGAACAGTCGGGATACCAGCAGGTTCCGGTGCTGCAGAACACGGGGGCACTCGCTGCAAAACAGCCTGGAGCAGTTAGTGGGACGCCCTACGATGAGGCCGAATTGGACGCCCTGGCTGAGATCGAAAGGATAGAACGTGAATCAGCGATCGAACGAGAGCGCTGCTCAAAGGAGGTTCAGGATAAAG ACAAACCCCTGAAGAAGCGGAAACAAGACTCGTATCCTCAGGAGCCCGGCGCTGCTGGTACTGCTGGTACTGCCGGAGGCCCTGGCGTAGGAGGTGGCGGCAGTGCGGGAAATAAACCAACGCCTCAGGAGGCTAGTGCCGCCAGCAACGGGGCTAACCGTCCAGCACTTATGGTCAGCATAGACCTGCAGCAGGCAGGAAGAGCAGAGGGGCAGCTTGAATGCCCTGTGCCCGCCCAGGAGGCTCAGCGCTGGGCTGAGGATGGTTCTGACTCGGCTGGAGTACTGCGACTCAAGACGAAAACGGACGAAGAGTTACAGAGGGCGGCAGACGGACGGCCCGAGGTCATAAAGCAGCAGAAAATGGCTTCAGATGGCCGTCCCGAGACGCCGAAACACAAGCAGGAAAGCCGTCGTGACTCCTCAGGGAAGGTGCAGGTCTCAGACAAGCGGCCGGACCTGCCGAAGCACAGGCACGACACCAAGCCAGACAAAATCCGTCCCGAGACTCCCCGAAAAGATGGCCGCCCAGAGCTTTCCCGGGACGGCCACAGAGAGGAAAAACACAAAGACAGAGAGCGGGATAGAGAACGCAGCAGTGACGGCTCCAAAATCCGAAGGCCGGAAACACCAAAATCTTCCAGCAGGTCGGAGCAGGAGCGCCCTGGtcgagacagagacagggaaaGAGACAAGGAGCGTGATAAAGACAGAGACAAGGACAGAGATCGCGAGCGTAAACATAGGGCAGAATCCAGAGAACACCGGGACAGGCGATCTCCTGAGCACCGCTCTCGGCCTGACAGTCCACGCGTGAAACAGGAAAGCCGAAGTGGACCGGACTCAGGTCGACCCCGCACTGACCTCAAATCTCCCAACAGCAAAGAGGAGAGGCGGAGCTCTGATGGTACTAGAAAAAGTTCTGATGGCTCGAAGCTACCTCCCCCTGACAGCAGAGCTGGAGAGTTTCCTGATTTCCTTCTAGGCGGCAAGTCTGGCGCATTAAAGAACTTTGTCATTCCCAAGCTGAAACGCGACAAGGATGGGAACGCGGAGCCCAGGCGACCTGGGGAGAATTGGACCCAGCCAAGGGTAAAGCTAGAAAGGCTTGGGCTGGTGGAGGATATCAGCAAACGGTCCAAACCTGTCGTGGTGCTTCAGAAGCTGTCCCTTGATGAGGTGCAGAAAATCATCAAGGAGAGGCATGGGACCAGTTCAAAATCCGGCAAGAACAGACCTTCATTTGGGAAGTCCTCAAAAG AAATCGAGTCCACCATGCCTCTGTGTGAGAGGGTAAAGATGAACAAACGCAAGCGCAGTACAGCAAACGAGAAGCCTAAGTATGCCGAGGTCAGCTCAGATGAAGACGCTGAATCAGAGT CAGCCCCAAAGCGATCAAAGAAGGATCGGGACCGAGACCGGACTTGGGAGCACGAGGACAAAAAGGTTTCCGGAGAGCGCAGGCGTAGCGGAGGCTACAGCGAGGGCCGTAGAGGTTCAGGCAGCCGATATCGAGACCACAGTCCAGACGACTCCGGGAACGAGACGCCGCCTCCCAGCATGACTGACG TGTTCAAAAAGATGAAGATGAAGGAGAAgcaaaaaaagaggaaagctTACGAGCCGAAGCTAACTCCAGAAG AAATGATGGACTCTTCGACATTCAAGAGATTCCTGGCGAGTGTGGACAACATTTTGGAAAATTTGGAGGATGTGGACCTAACGTCGTTAA CTGGAGATGATGACGAGATCCCTCAGGAGCTGCTCCTTGGGAAACATCAGCTATCGGAGCTGGGTAGTGAATCGGCCAAAATCAAAGCCATGGGCATCACGTACAGG ATTCCATCCGACAAGCTAGTAAAAGTGCTGGGCATATTGGAGAAAAACATACAGGACGGCGCCAAGCTTTCCACGCACATGAACCAC GACAACGATGCAGAGGACGAAGAGCGTTTGTGGCGTGACCTCATCATGGAGCGGGTGACCAAATCGGCCGACTCTTGCCTGACGGCTTTGAACATCATGACCTCGCTGCGCATGCCCAAGGCCGTCTATATCGAAGATGTGATCGAGAGGGTGCTGCAGTTCACCAAGTTCCATCTGCAGAACACCCTTTATCCTCAGTATGACCCCGTCTATAGAGTGGACCCACACGGAG GTGGCATGTTGAGCTCAAAAGCCAAACGGGCCAAGTGTTCCACACACAAGCAAAGGGTTATCGTCATGCTCTACAACAAAGTGTGTGACATCGTCAGCAACATCTCAGAGCTGCTGGAGATCCAGCTACTAACAGACACTACAATTCTGCAG GTATCTTCAATGGGGATCACACCGTTCTTTGTGGAGAACGTCAGCGAGCTTCAGCTGTGTGCCATTAAGCTGGTCACCGCT GTCTTCTCCCGTTACGAGAAACACAGGCAGCTGATCCTGGAGGAGATCTTCACCTCTCTCGCCAGGCTCCCCACCAGCAAGAGAAGCTTGAGAAACTTTAG GTTAAACAGCAGCGATGTTGATGGGGAACCCATGTACATCCAGATGGTGACGGCTCTGGTGCTGCAGCTCATACAGTGCGTGGTGCATCTTCCCACTGAGAAAGATAACACTGATGAAGAGTATGAGAAAAAA GTGGACCAGGATGTCCTCATCACAAACTCGTATGAAACCGCGATGAGGACAGCACAGAACTTCCTCTCTGTTTTCCTCAAGAA ATGCGGCAGCAAACAGGGAGAGGAGGACTATCGGCCTTTGTTCGAAAACTTTGTGCAGGACCTTCTCTCAACAGTTAACAAACCAGAGTGGCCTGCTGCCGAACTGCTGCTCAGTCTCCTGGGTCGGTTACTG gTGCACCAGTTCAGCAACAAACAGACTGAGATGGCACTCAGAGTGGCCTCTTTGGACTACCTGGGAACAGTTGCTGCTCGCCTGCGCAAAGATGCTGTTACTAGCAAAATGGACCAGAGATCTATAGATCGCATCCTCAGAGAG GCATCTGGCAACGATGAGACACAGCAGCTTCAGAAAGCCCTGTTGGATTACCTGGATGAAAACGTTGAGACCGATCCTTCTCTTCTG TTTGCGAGGAAGTTCTACATCGCTCAGTGGTTCAGGGACACCACTACAGAGACCGAGAAGGCCATGAAGTCTCAGAACCAGAAGGAAGACGACTCCGCAGAAGGAGCGCACCACGCCAAGGACATAGAGACCACGGGAGAGATCATGCAGAGAGCTGAGAAGCGCAAGCAGTTCCTGCGGTCAATCATCAAGACCACTCCGTCGCAGTTCGGCACACTGAA GATGAACTCAGACACTGTGGACTACGAAGACGCCTGTTTAGTTGTGCGATATTTGGCCTCTATGAGGCCGTTTGCACAGAGctttgatatttatttaaccCAG ATTTTGAGAGTGCTGGGAGAGAGTGCTATTGCTGTGAGAACGAAAGCGATGAAGTGTCTGTCAGAGGTGGTGGCTGTGGATCCCAGCATTCTGGCCCGG TCGGACATGCAGCGTGGAGTCCACGGTCGGCTAATGGATAACTCCACCAGTGTGCGGGAGGCTGCCGTCGAGCTGCTCGGCCGATTCGTACTGAGTCGTCCACAGCTGACTGAGCAGTACTACGACATGCTCATCGAGAGGATACTg GATACGGGCATTAGTGTGAGAAAGCGGGTGATTAAGATCTTGCGAGACATCTGCCTGGAGCAGCCCTCCTTCAACAAGATCACCGAGATGTGTGTGAAGATGATCCGAAGGGTCAACGATGAAGAAGGCATTAAG AAACTGGTGAATGAAACATTCCAGAAGTTGTGGTTCACTCCGACTCCAAACCACGATAAGGAAACCATGACCAGGAAGATCATCAATATCACTGATGTG GTGTCTGCATGCAGGGATTCTGGTTACGACTGGTTTGAACAGCTGCTTCAGAAC CTGCTCAAGACTGAGGAAGACGCATCCTACAAGCCGACCCGGAAAGCCTGTGCCCAGCTCGTCGACAATCTAGTGGAACACATGCTTAAATACGAGGAGGAGTCTCTCACCG ACTGTGAGAGTAAAGGGGTAAACTCAAATCGCCTCGTGGCCTGCATCACTACACTGTACCTGTTCAGCAAAATCCGAGCCCAGCTGATGGTGAAACACGCTATGACCATGCAGCCCTACCTGACCACCAAGTGCAAC AACCAGAATGATTTCATGGTCATCTGCAATGTAGCTAAAATCTTAGAGCTGGTGGTGCCTTTGATGGACCATCCCAGTGAGACCTTTCTCACCACCATTGAGGAAGACCTTATGAAGCTCATCATAAAATACGGAATGACG gtTGTGCAGCATTGTGTAAGCTGTCTTGGGGCAATAGTGAACAAGGTCACTCACAACTACAAGTTTGTCTGGGCTTGTTTCAACCGGTACTATG GGGCACTAAACAAGCTGAAGACCCAGCACCAGGAGGACTCTACCAGCACGGTGCTGGTGTCCAATAAGCCGGCGCTGCTGCGTTCTCTCTTCACTGTAGGAGCTCTGTGCAGGCACTTTGACTTTGATCGAGAGGAGTTTAAAGGAAATAACAAG GTTGTCATAAAGGACAAGGTGTTGGAGCTGCTTCTGTATTTCACCAAGAACGAAGATGAGGAAGTGCAGACAAAGGCCATCATTGGCTTGG GTTTCCTCTTTATCCAGCACCCGGGGCTAATGTTCGTCCCAGAAGTAAAGACCCTGTACAACGGCCTCCTCTCTGACAGGAAGAAGTCCGTGAACCTGAAGATCCAGGTGCTGAAGAATCTCCAGACGTACTTGCAGGAAGAAGACTCCCGAATGCAGGAAGCTGACAGGGAGT GGAAGAAGCTGTCCAAGCAGGAGGACCTGAAGGAGATGGGTGACATTTCATCGGGTATGAGCAGCTCCATCATGCAGCTGTATCTCAAGCAGGTCCTGGAGGCTTTCTTCCATACGCAGTCCAGTGTGCGTCACTTTGCCCTCAATGTCATCGCTCTGACGCTCAGCCAGGGTCTCATTCACCCTGTGCAG TGTGTGCCCTATTTGATTGCCATGGGAACTGATCCTGAGCCCACGATGAGAAACAAAGCTGACCAGCAGCTGGTAGAAATTGATAAGAAGTATACAGGATTTATTCAC atgaaggctgtggcGGGGATGAAAATGTCCTACCAAGTCCAGCAGGCCATAATGGGGTCCCGGGACTCGATCATCCGGGGTTTCCGCCAGGACGAGTCTAGCTCTGCGCTCTGCTCGCACCTTTTCACCATGGTGCGGGGAAATCGGCAGCACCGGAGAGCCTTCCTCATCTCTCTGCTCAATCTGTTTGATGATAGTGCG AAGACGGAGGTGAACATGCTGCTGTTCATTGCCGACAACCTGGCGTGTTTCCCGTTCCAGACGCAGGAGGAGCCTCTCTTCATCATGCATCACATCGACATCACGTTGTCAGTGTCTGGCAGCAACCTCCTGCAGTCCTTTAAAGAG TCTTTGCTAAAAGAGCCAAGGCCgagggaaaagaagaagaaaaagaaggagcGGGAAAAGAAATACGGCTCAGAGGAGGAAGACGAGGAGGAAGAGTATCGCGAGAGCAGTAggagaagcagcagcagcagcgacGAAGATGACGAGGTTGTCCATAGGTCCAAGAAAGCCAAGCGGGCTGCGGTAAACTCGGATTCGGACTCGGACCTGGAGGCTGACGACGTGGACAAGGTCATGGACCGTCTGCCAGACAACCCGATGCCTCTGCTTGAATTTGCTAACGCCTCTCAGGGCATCCTGCTCCTCTTAGTGCTCAAACAGCACTTAAAGAACCTCTACGGCTTCTCAGACAG CAAAATCCAGAAATACTCGCCCACGGAGTCAGCGAAAGTCTACGACAAAGCGGTGAACAGGAAAGCCAACGTACATTTTAACCCGCGGCAGACGTTGGACTTCCTGACCAACAGTCTCTCCAACGCAGAGCTCACCTACGAAGTCAAGAGAAGGATCGTCAGGCAATACTTGGAC TTTAAGGTACTGATGGAGCACTTGGATCCTGATGAAGAGGACGAGGAAGGTGAGGCGTCGGCTAGCGCCCACGCCAGAAACAAAGCCATCACTGCGCTGCTGGGAGGTTCCAGCCCGAAAAACAATGCTGCTGACTCGTACGACGAAGACAGCGATGGAGATGAGAAAATGCCTGGA tCGTCACGGAGATCCAAAAGAGGCGGCGATTCCGCAGATGCATCAGGTCACATGAACGAAACGGTAGAAGCCATGGACGTCATCGCTATCTGTTGCCCCAAGTACAAGGACCGGCCGCAGATAGCTCGCGTTATCCAGAAGACGAGCAACGGTTACAGCGTGCACTGGATGGCTGGCTCGTACTCTGGCACTTGGGCCGAGGCCAAGAAACGGGACGGACGCAAACTGGTGCCTTGGGTGGACACTATCAAGGAATCGGACATCATTTACAAGAAAATCGCCTTGACGAGCGGGCACAAGCTGACTAACAAAATGGTGCAGACTTTACGCTCACTGTACGCAGCCAAGGAGGGGACTTCCAGCTAA